The following proteins are encoded in a genomic region of Magallana gigas chromosome 1, xbMagGiga1.1, whole genome shotgun sequence:
- the LOC105324087 gene encoding protein draper isoform X1 — protein METRTILRLVTIAIFFCICILVLYPTSAEGTYLVRRRSYVLKGYNGHRNRLIIKRKFRHRIKRKFRIRIKRKFRIRIKRKFRSSSSGSNRVRRHYKGRVWRKYQRRNKRVRFGRRRYKRPVGRKYQGRHIIVHNRPSTTIHVHYYIRPSYLPPYLPRGCGGRCGRNAFCWRGHTCVCRHGYKGNPLKRCYPGGGPCGNRCGKNAVCSAGKCTCKKGYCGNPLVACFREYKCKKGCGANAVCDKRTGKCQCKPKFIGNPHVRCISLYGCTGGCGPNAVCKNGKFCACKPGYGPNPVIGCKPVPGCVRKCGLHAYCDAPNRKCVCRPGYVGNAYVRCRHIYSIPCGGKCGENAFCRKGVCVCKPSCHGNPYTNCVKDAKIKG, from the exons ATGGAGACCAGAACTATACTTAGGCTAGTCACCATAGCAATATTTTTCTGTATCTGCATCTTAGTACTTTATCCAACAAGCGCAGAAG gaacaTACCTTGTCAGAAGAAGATCATATGTACTCAAAGGATATAATGGCCACAGAAATCGCCTTATCATCAAACGAAAATTCAGGCACCGGATAAAACGAAAATTTAGGATCCGGATAAAACGAAAATTTAGGATCCGGATAAAACGAAAATTTAG GTCTAGTTCGTCTGGGAGCAATAGAGTGAGAAGGCATTACAAAGGCCGCGTTTGGAGAAAATACCAAAGGAG GAACAAAAGAGTGAGATTTGGGAGAAGACGTTACAAACGTCCCGTCGGGAGGAAATACCAGGGAAG ACATATTATAGTGCACAATCGTCCTTCGACCACCATACACGTCCACTACTACATCCGGCCGTCGTATTTACCGCCTTACCTCCCACGTGGCTGCGGTGGTCGATGTGGCCGAAACGCTTTCTGCTGGAGAGGTCACACGTGCGTTTGTAGACACGGTTATAAAGGGAATCCATTGAAAAGATGTTACCCAG GGGGAGGTCCATGTGGCAACAGATGTGGTAAAAATGCCGTCTGCAGTGCTGGGAAATGCACGTGTAAGAAAGGATACTGTGGAAATCCGTTGGTAGCTTGTTTCCGAG aaTATAAATGCAAGAAAGGCTGCGGTGCCAATGCTGTATGCGATAAGCGCACAGGAAAATGTCAATGTAAACCCAAGTTTATTGGAAACCCACATGTACGCTGCATCTCGC tgtaCGGGTGTACTGGGGGTTGTGGCCCTAATGCCGTGTGTAAGAATGGTAAATTCTGCGCCTGTAAGCCAGGCTATGGTCCTAACCCTGTCATTGGGTGCAAACCAG tgccCGGATGTGTCAGGAAATGTGGACTCCATGCATATTGTGACGCACCGAACCGGAAGTGCGTGTGCAGACCTGGATACGTGGGAAATGCCTATGTCCGATGTCGACACA TTTACTCAATTCCTTGCGGAGGGAAGTGTGGTGAAAACGCCTTCTGTAGAAAAGGCGTGTGTGTCTGTAAACCTAGTTGTCATGGCAACCCATACACAAATTGTGTGAAAGATGCGAAAATAAAAGGTTAA
- the LOC105324087 gene encoding protein draper isoform X2 encodes METRTILRLVTIAIFFCICILVLYPTSAEGTYLVRRRSYVLKGYNGHRNRLIIKRKFRHRIKRKFRIRIKRKFRIRIKRKFRNKRVRFGRRRYKRPVGRKYQGRHIIVHNRPSTTIHVHYYIRPSYLPPYLPRGCGGRCGRNAFCWRGHTCVCRHGYKGNPLKRCYPGGGPCGNRCGKNAVCSAGKCTCKKGYCGNPLVACFREYKCKKGCGANAVCDKRTGKCQCKPKFIGNPHVRCISLYGCTGGCGPNAVCKNGKFCACKPGYGPNPVIGCKPVPGCVRKCGLHAYCDAPNRKCVCRPGYVGNAYVRCRHIYSIPCGGKCGENAFCRKGVCVCKPSCHGNPYTNCVKDAKIKG; translated from the exons ATGGAGACCAGAACTATACTTAGGCTAGTCACCATAGCAATATTTTTCTGTATCTGCATCTTAGTACTTTATCCAACAAGCGCAGAAG gaacaTACCTTGTCAGAAGAAGATCATATGTACTCAAAGGATATAATGGCCACAGAAATCGCCTTATCATCAAACGAAAATTCAGGCACCGGATAAAACGAAAATTTAGGATCCGGATAAAACGAAAATTTAGGATCCGGATAAAACGAAAATTTAG GAACAAAAGAGTGAGATTTGGGAGAAGACGTTACAAACGTCCCGTCGGGAGGAAATACCAGGGAAG ACATATTATAGTGCACAATCGTCCTTCGACCACCATACACGTCCACTACTACATCCGGCCGTCGTATTTACCGCCTTACCTCCCACGTGGCTGCGGTGGTCGATGTGGCCGAAACGCTTTCTGCTGGAGAGGTCACACGTGCGTTTGTAGACACGGTTATAAAGGGAATCCATTGAAAAGATGTTACCCAG GGGGAGGTCCATGTGGCAACAGATGTGGTAAAAATGCCGTCTGCAGTGCTGGGAAATGCACGTGTAAGAAAGGATACTGTGGAAATCCGTTGGTAGCTTGTTTCCGAG aaTATAAATGCAAGAAAGGCTGCGGTGCCAATGCTGTATGCGATAAGCGCACAGGAAAATGTCAATGTAAACCCAAGTTTATTGGAAACCCACATGTACGCTGCATCTCGC tgtaCGGGTGTACTGGGGGTTGTGGCCCTAATGCCGTGTGTAAGAATGGTAAATTCTGCGCCTGTAAGCCAGGCTATGGTCCTAACCCTGTCATTGGGTGCAAACCAG tgccCGGATGTGTCAGGAAATGTGGACTCCATGCATATTGTGACGCACCGAACCGGAAGTGCGTGTGCAGACCTGGATACGTGGGAAATGCCTATGTCCGATGTCGACACA TTTACTCAATTCCTTGCGGAGGGAAGTGTGGTGAAAACGCCTTCTGTAGAAAAGGCGTGTGTGTCTGTAAACCTAGTTGTCATGGCAACCCATACACAAATTGTGTGAAAGATGCGAAAATAAAAGGTTAA